The proteins below come from a single Megachile rotundata isolate GNS110a unplaced genomic scaffold, iyMegRotu1 scaffold0229, whole genome shotgun sequence genomic window:
- the LOC100878700 gene encoding calcium and integrin-binding protein 1 isoform X3 has protein sequence MGVGKSQFTEDELQDYQDLTYFTKREVLHAHQKFKALAPEKVGHNRNAKLPMSKILQYPELKANPFGDRICKVFSSSQDGDCTFEDFLDMMSVFSDAAPKAVKAEHAFRIFDFDGDDMLGIGDLRQVVDRLTVPQRLNETNMQQVLQYILDEADLDDDGALSFAEFEHIIEKSSDFCKSFSIRL, from the exons ATGGGAGTCGGTAAAAGTCAGTTTACCGAAGACGAATTACAAGATTACCAG GATTTAACCTATTTCACGAAAAGAGAAGTTTTACA CGCGCATCAGAAGTTTAAAGCTCTTGCTCCGGAGAAAGTAGGCCACAATAGAAATGCCAAACTTCCGATgtcaaaaattttgcaataccCCGAATTAAAAGCTAATCCTTTCGGCGATCGAATTTGCAAAGTTTTTAGTTCCAGCCAGGACGGAGATTGCACTTTCGAAGACTTTCTGGATATGATGTCAGTTTTTAGCGATGCAGCTCCTAAAGCTGTAAAAGCGGAACACGCTTTCAGAATATTTG ATTTCGACGGCGACGATATGCTTGGTATCGGAGATTTAAGACAGGTAGTAGATCGACTCACTGTTCCTCAAAGATTGAACGAAACAAATATGCAACAGGTTCTTCAGTATATTCTCGACGAAGCGGATTTAGACGACGACGGTGCTTTAAGTTTTGCGGAATTTGAACATATTATTGAAAAAAGCAGCGATTTCTGCAA GAGTTTTTCTATACGTTTATAA
- the LOC100878700 gene encoding calcium and integrin-binding protein 1 isoform X2: MGVGKSQFTEDELQDYQDLTYFTKREVLHSSQDGDCTFEDFLDMMSVFSDAAPKAVKAEHAFRIFDFDGDDMLGIGDLRQVVDRLTVPQRLNETNMQQVLQYILDEADLDDDGALSFAEFEHIIEKSSDFCKLYRVKDVEWRYGTYKRQFLFHPARNADLEIVHVIKGLIVFICYVVNKEHTKIVFIIRS; this comes from the exons ATGGGAGTCGGTAAAAGTCAGTTTACCGAAGACGAATTACAAGATTACCAG GATTTAACCTATTTCACGAAAAGAGAAGTTTTACA TTCCAGCCAGGACGGAGATTGCACTTTCGAAGACTTTCTGGATATGATGTCAGTTTTTAGCGATGCAGCTCCTAAAGCTGTAAAAGCGGAACACGCTTTCAGAATATTTG ATTTCGACGGCGACGATATGCTTGGTATCGGAGATTTAAGACAGGTAGTAGATCGACTCACTGTTCCTCAAAGATTGAACGAAACAAATATGCAACAGGTTCTTCAGTATATTCTCGACGAAGCGGATTTAGACGACGACGGTGCTTTAAGTTTTGCGGAATTTGAACATATTATTGAAAAAAGCAGCGATTTCTGCAA ACTTTATAGGGTCAAGGATGTAGAATGGCGCTATGGAACCTACAAACGACAATTTCTTTTCCATCCTGCGCGTAATGCTGATTTAGAAATAGTCCACGTAATTAAAGGCCTAATCGTTTTTATCTGTTATGTGGTTAATAAGGAACATacgaaaattgtatttattattcgatCGTAA
- the LOC100878700 gene encoding calcium and integrin-binding protein 1 isoform X1, whose amino-acid sequence MGVGKSQFTEDELQDYQDLTYFTKREVLHAHQKFKALAPEKVGHNRNAKLPMSKILQYPELKANPFGDRICKVFSSSQDGDCTFEDFLDMMSVFSDAAPKAVKAEHAFRIFDFDGDDMLGIGDLRQVVDRLTVPQRLNETNMQQVLQYILDEADLDDDGALSFAEFEHIIEKSSDFCKLYRVKDVEWRYGTYKRQFLFHPARNADLEIVHVIKGLIVFICYVVNKEHTKIVFIIRS is encoded by the exons ATGGGAGTCGGTAAAAGTCAGTTTACCGAAGACGAATTACAAGATTACCAG GATTTAACCTATTTCACGAAAAGAGAAGTTTTACA CGCGCATCAGAAGTTTAAAGCTCTTGCTCCGGAGAAAGTAGGCCACAATAGAAATGCCAAACTTCCGATgtcaaaaattttgcaataccCCGAATTAAAAGCTAATCCTTTCGGCGATCGAATTTGCAAAGTTTTTAGTTCCAGCCAGGACGGAGATTGCACTTTCGAAGACTTTCTGGATATGATGTCAGTTTTTAGCGATGCAGCTCCTAAAGCTGTAAAAGCGGAACACGCTTTCAGAATATTTG ATTTCGACGGCGACGATATGCTTGGTATCGGAGATTTAAGACAGGTAGTAGATCGACTCACTGTTCCTCAAAGATTGAACGAAACAAATATGCAACAGGTTCTTCAGTATATTCTCGACGAAGCGGATTTAGACGACGACGGTGCTTTAAGTTTTGCGGAATTTGAACATATTATTGAAAAAAGCAGCGATTTCTGCAA ACTTTATAGGGTCAAGGATGTAGAATGGCGCTATGGAACCTACAAACGACAATTTCTTTTCCATCCTGCGCGTAATGCTGATTTAGAAATAGTCCACGTAATTAAAGGCCTAATCGTTTTTATCTGTTATGTGGTTAATAAGGAACATacgaaaattgtatttattattcgatCGTAA